A genome region from Anopheles stephensi strain Indian chromosome 2, UCI_ANSTEP_V1.0, whole genome shotgun sequence includes the following:
- the LOC118517710 gene encoding uncharacterized protein LOC118517710, which translates to MCKPVLLLIAGLCCLNVGGVLSQNKQCAQNNEYCLTHLDCCSRSCLSFSYKCVPAAVSSPVSAVIVPVNPTPIDTENRFGGDDGGASLTQKTCALNGEYCQTHTECCSGSCLSFSYKCVPQSSNGQTVSSVSNEPTPQTVPVNFTNRFGDESSVNPTTKPSSTTKKCAGIGEYCLTSSECCSKSCLSFAYKCVNRYDLYAGSDPNPSTTPIATANRFGDSSVTTTNTETRKCTSNGLYCFHNKECCSGACFKSICSTEIRLGVPESELTRPSVANGPYVPVNDLDDLISRFGGPVSTTEQNVRRQERRCKVIGDVCNRHEDCCSSNCHSYRRKCVN; encoded by the exons ATGTGTAAACCTGTGCTGTTGCTTATTGCGGGACTGTGCTGTTTAAATGTCGGTGGGGTACTGAGCCAAAATAAACAATGTGCTCAAAATAATGAATAT TGTTTAACACATCTTGACTGCTGTTCTCGAAGTTGCCTGAGCTTCTCGTACAAATGTGTTCCAGCGGCGGTAAGCTCTCCCGTCAGTGCAGTCATAGTACCGGTCAACCCGACTCCAATAGATACGGAAAATCGTTTTGGAGGTGATGACGGTGGTGCAAGTTTGACGCAAAAAACGTGTGCACTCAATGGAGAATAT TGTCAAACACACACGGAATGCTGCTCGGGTAGTTGTTTGAGCTTCTCCTATAAATGTGTGCCCCAGAGTTCGAATGGCCAGACAGTATCTTCTGTATCGAACGAACCAACGCCACAAACCGTACCCGTTAACTTTACTAATCGTTTCGGGGACGAAAGTTCAGTGAATCCTACCACTAAACCTAGCTCAACTACGAAGAAATGTGCTGGAATTGGCGAATAT TGCTTGACGTCTTCGGAATGCTGCTCTAAAAGTTGCTTAAGCTTCGCGTATAAATGTGTCAACAGATATGACCTTTATGCTGGCTCCGATCCAAATCCATCCACGACACCAATTGCTACCGCTAATCGATTTGGCGACTCATCAGTAACTACTACCAACACCGAAACACGTAAATGCACATCAAATGGATTATAC TGCTTCCACAATAAGGAATGCTGCTCGGGGGCCTGCTTCAAATCCATATGCTCGACGGAGATCCGGCTTGGTGTACCAGAGTCAGAATTAACTCGCCCATCGGTTGCCAATGGACCCTACGTTCCTGTAAATGATTTGGACGATCTCATCTCGCGGTTCGGAGGTCCAGTCTCAACCACCGAACAAAATGTTAGACGTCAAGAAAGGCGATGTAAAGTCATCGGTGATGTC tgtAATCGTCACGAAGATTGCTGCTCGTCAAATTGCCACTCATACAGACGAAAGTGCGTCAACTAA
- the LOC118517712 gene encoding aminopeptidase N-like, with the protein MKWHRCESAVRCAPVQTALRILILSLSFIHSNGQSEPLNYRLPNETYPLRYNIELITRIHDDTIGDDRFRFEGKVTIQLMATDDRNAATDTITLNYRQIDITHVKLWYLIQNEWENVILDDSTSFTVDPVREFLTIHSPQPLNGSYFLEIKYNGTLREDNGGFYRSSYRTNDGKVQWLATTQFSPTDARHTFPCYDEPGIRAPIALRVIHGKNYSVLSNNVPIDVRESIMEGMVITTFPETPKMPSYLLGIIVSDFAEVSLPSYARQLAYARPTALSTPAANFILEAGFKVLAVLEDFLQTPYILRKLAHVAVPDFSPGAMENYGLITYKEENFLYNPQTSPMKQKKKIATTVAHEIGHHYFGNYVSPAWWSYLWMKEGFARFFEYTAAQMVFPEMEIGKMYTIDKTHNAFQTDSLSSSRPMTYYVNTQSEISNIFDDIAYDKGGAVMLMFYHAFGQEPFRNALIKYIQDNALQAGTPAKFAEAMQSTMFDTLPPDSLPFNASALLASWTEQAGYPILYISRSGADCALRIEQQRYLLKSNETSSSSAVQWIIPYNFATAKNPSFQDTTYSGWITERFHTIKPTDDLSWTCDDWIVFNKQQTGYYRVNYDSDLWQLITTALLQNSSAFHENNRAQVIDDAMNNARSGRLQYAVPLQLLRYLSKETDYVPWAAVDRNLALLNVLMRGTNKYNLWHKYCLEFVEPTYTLMGMTTLDQDTLTQRMTREIVVSWACKVGSASCLNNTAFIVREIAENRLKDADPDLREPIFCNGLRNASAAVFDSIWQRMQASQDQAYRSELIRSLGCVESEPLVNQYLDSTISTNSSNYYNQERERVFMAVYRNGEFGLQLAMKFLLENMDQVNQLYNKGNFGGRAISSIVRNMAQQITNEDMHTQLQDLMEKLLEKGFLRSADMLQALEYSSENLMWIQERGAQIAAWLDEQYPDPPPTTTTISTTTTTPATTSTVTVTPTSTLSSAKSSTSDAISTSSISITTISSLPTTISTKYDIISNVSTSPMDSITSTENYDDNGASHIQHDVFYSTLLVVVSVLLIMFTQ; encoded by the exons ATGAAGTGGCACAGGTGTGAAAGTGCTGTCCGTTGTGCTCCGGTGCAAACAGCTTTACGAATTTTAATACTCTCACTGTCATTCATACATTCCAACGGTCAAAGCGAACCATTGAACTATCGGCTACCAAACGAGACGTATCCGCTGAGATACAATATTGAGCTCATAACGCGCATCCACGATGATACCATCGGTGACGATCGATTCCGTTTCGAGGGTAAAGTTACGATACAGTTAATGGCCACCGACGATCGCAACGCCGCAACGGACACTATTACGCTCAACTACCGCCAGATCGATATTACGCATGTCAAACTGTGGTACTTAATACAAAACGAGTGGGAAAACGTAATTTTGGATGACAGTACAAGTTTTACGGTTGATCCTGTTCGCGAATTCCTTACCATTCATTCACCGCAGCCCTTAAACGGGTCATATTTTTTGGAAATAAAGTATAATGGCACGTTGCGCGAAGACAATGGTGGATTCTATCGGTCCTCATATCGTACCAACGATGGTAAGGTGCAGTGGCTTGCAACAACCCAATTCTCGCCGACCGATGCACGACACACTTTTCCTTGCTATGACGAACCTGGCATTAGGGCTCCGATAGCGCTGCGTGTAATTCATGGCAAGAATTATTCTGTTCTCTCCAACAACGTACCAATTGACGTAAGAGAAAG CATTATGGAAGGAATGGTCATAACAACGTTCCCCGAGACGCCAAAAATGCCGTCCTATTTGCTAGGAATTATAGTAAGTGATTTCGCTGAGGTATCGCTGCCCAGTTACGCCCGACAGCTAGCATACGCTCGTCCGACAGCATTAAGTACACCGGCAGCTAACTTTATACTAGAGGCCGGATTTAAAGTACTGGCCGTTCTTGAAGATTTTTTGCAAACTCCATACATACTGCGAAAACTTGCACATGTTGCCGTACCCGACTTTTCGCCTGGCGCCATGGAAAACTACGGTTTG ATAACATACAAAGAGGAAAACTTTCTGTACAATCCCCAAACTTCCCCGatgaagcagaaaaagaaaatagccaCAACTGTCGCACACGAAATTGGTCACCATTATTTCGGGAACTACGTTTCACCGGCCTGGTGGAGCTACCTGTGGATGAAGGAAGGATTTGCGCGCTTTTTTGAATACACAGCGGCCCAAATGGTGTTTCCCGAGATGGAGATCGGGAAAATGTACACCATTGACAAAACGCATAATGCATTTCAAACAGATTCGCTTAGCTCGTCCCGGCCCATGACCTATTACGTTAATACGCAGAGCGAAATCAGCAACATTTTCGACGACATTGCCTACGATAAAG GCGGAGCAGTAATGCTGATGTTCTACCATGCCTTCGGTCAAGAACCGTTTCGCAATGCATTGATAAAATATATTCAAGATAATGCTCTACAGGCTGGTACTCCAGCAAAATTCGCCGAAGCAATGCAATCCACAATGTTTGACACGCTACCACCTGATAGCCTGCCGTTCAATGCATCAGCACTGCTAGCGTCGTGGACAGAACAGGCTGGCTATCCTATTCTGTACATTTCTCGATCTGGTGCCGATTGTGCATTGCGCATCGAACAACAAAGATATCTATTGAAAAGCAATGAAACCAGCAGCAGTTCGGCAGTACAATGGATAATTCCGTACAATTTTGCAACTGCAAAAAATCCCAGCTTTCAAGACACAACCTACAGCGGGTGGATCACAGAGCGCTTCCATACAATCAAGCCAACAGACGATTTGAGCTGGACGTGTGACGATTGGATCGTGTTCAACAAACAACAGACGGGTTATTACCGCGTAAACTATGATTCTGATCTATGGCAATTAATCACAACAGCTCTGCTGCAAAATAGTTCTGCATTCCATGAAAACAATCGAGCGCAAGTAATAGATGATGCCATGAATAACGCTCGCTCGGGAAGATTGCAATACGCTGTTCCGTTGCAGTTGCTACGGTACCTGTCGAAAGAAACGGATTACGTCCCTTGGGCAGCTGTTGATCGTAATCTTGCTTTGCTAAATGTGCTCATGCGAGGTACTAACAAGTATAACCTTTGGCACAAATATTGTTTGGAGTTTGTCGAACCAACGTACACCCTCATGGGCATGACCACTCTAGACCAAGATACATTGACGCAACGTATGACACGGGAAATAGTAGTTAGCTGGGCATGCAAGGTTGGTTCCGCCAGTTGTCTCAACAATACGGCATTTATCGTACGAGAGATAGCAGAAAATCGACTGAAGGATGCTGATCCCGACCTGCGAGAGCCTATCTTCTGCAATGGATTACGGAATGCATCGGCGGCCGTGTTCGATTCCATTTGGCAACGCATGCAAGCATCGCAAGACCAGGCATACCGATCCGAGCTCATTCGATCGCTTGGCTGTGTGGAAAGTGAACCACTCGTTAACCAATACCTCGACAGCACAATTtcaaccaacagcagcaactacTACAATCAGGAGCGTGAGCGCGTGTTTATGGCAGTTTACCGAAATGGTGAATTTGGTTTGCAACTAGCGATGAAGTTCCTACTCGAAAACATGGATCAAGTCAACCAGCT CTATAACAAGGGCAACTTTGGCGGGCGAGCAATTAGCTCCATCGTCCGCAACATGGCGCAGCAAATCACCAACGAGGACATGCACACACAGTTACAGGATTTGATGGAAAAATTGCTAGAAAAAGGTTTTCTACGATCTGCCGATATGCTGCAAGCTTTGGAATACTCAAGTGAAAATCTTATGTGGATTCAAGAAAGAGGAGCACAAATTGCAGCTTGGCTAGATGAGCAATACCCTGATCCTCCTCCAACTACTACAACCAtatcgacaacaacaacaacaccagctaCAACCTCGACAGTGACTGTAACCCCAACCAGTACATTAAGCTCCGCCAAATCGTCAACATCTGATGCTATATCTACTTCTAGTATTTCGATAACGACCATTTCTTCTTTACCCACTACCATCTCTACTAAATACGATATAATCAGTAATGTTTCTACTTCACCAATGGATTCAATCACGTCTACTGAAAATTATGACGATAACGGTGCAAGCCATATCCAACACGATGTGTTCTATAGCACCCTATTAGTCGTGGTCAGTGTTCTGTTGATTATGTTTACACAATAA